The Choristoneura fumiferana chromosome 10, NRCan_CFum_1, whole genome shotgun sequence genome has a segment encoding these proteins:
- the LOC141432240 gene encoding uncharacterized protein, with product MSTKENSEVAVDKVGDEKDAKSELKATKRAAEDKATEAKKARKEENGAGGDDEPHSEEEDLEAEGEGDDDDDEEVEGEEGEEDEEELGEGEDDDLEDEEVEEELLDEEEEDNA from the exons ATGAGCACCAAGGAAAATAGTGAAGTGGCCGTGGACAAGGTTGGCGATGAGAAGGACGCGAAAAGTGAGCTAAAGGCTACCAAAAGGGCAGCGGAG GATAAGGCGACGGAAGCTAAAAAGGCACGAAAGGAAGAAAATGGAGCCGGCGGAGACGATGAGCCACACAGCGAAGAGGAAGATCTAGAGGCGGAGGGAGAAGgggacgacgatgatgatgaagaagtgGAGGGCGAAGAGGGAGAGGAAGACGAGGAAGAGCTCGGCGAAGGCGAGGACGACGATCTCGAAG ATGAAGAAGTTGAGGAGGAGTTATTAGACGAGGAGGAGGAAGACAACGCGTAA